A window of Daucus carota subsp. sativus chromosome 2, DH1 v3.0, whole genome shotgun sequence genomic DNA:
GCTTCCTAGCAAATGTCAGGGAGGTTTCAAGAACGAAAGGCCTGGTATGTTTACAACAGCAACTTATTGCCGATATTCTTAAATGTGACAACATTAATGTTGGAAATATTGACCATGGAATTGAGTTGATTAGAGCTAGAATTTGTCCGAAAAAAGTCCTTATTGTTATTGATGATTTGGATGACCCAAAACCTTTGGAATATTTAGAAGGATCATTTGCTTTGGGGAGCGTGGTCATtataacaacaagaaatgaAGATTTACTAGATAGAATTGAAGTAAAAGCAAAATATAAGGTAAATAAAATGGATAAAGATGAGTCACAACAACTTTTTACCCAACATGCATTCAGAGATGGTGAAATATCCGACAAGCTCATGGAATTGTCCAAAGTAATTCTTGAGCGTGCTGGAGGGCTTCCGTTAGCTCTACAGGTTTTTGGCTCAAACTTGCTCAACCAAACAGAGGAAGGGTGGAGATGGTTCATCGACAAGCTGAATCGAGTTCCTATTGACGATGTTGAGAAAAACCTTATGATTAGCTTTGATGCACTGAAATCAGTTGATCCTATTCTGCAAGATATTTTTCTAGATATTGCTTGTTTTTACATTGGATGGAGGAAAAAGAAGGTTGCTAAAATAATGAAAACTTGTTATGTGTTTGTCAATCATAATATTGACATTTTGAAGAAAAGATGTCTGATAACGATCAGTGATAAAGATGAGTTGGGGATGCATGATCTGCTACATGACATGGGAATTGGAATTGCACGTAATAACTCTCCTGATGAACCGGGTAAACATAGTCGATTGTGGGTCTTACAAGATATATACAGCATGCTGAAGCTGCATAAGGTAATATCGATGAATAGCGTATTAATCTATCTGATAATTGTCTTATATTTATCTGGCTTTTTATGAATTATGAAACATGGCACTTATCAACTTCTGTTCCTGAAGATTTTTTTAAGTATATTGTTCACTTCTAACATAAAATTATGTTAAAGTAGCTGAAGGTACCTAACTCTTTTTCTCAATTCTTACATTAACTAATAAACCATAGCTTATTCAATTTTTATCgtacatttgtgtgtgtgtgcgcgtgtATTAGGGGACAGAAGTCATTCAAGGAATCATCTCGAGCAACTATCACCATGCAAATGCACTTGATGAGGGAGTATCATTTGATGCACAAACATTCAGAAGGATGAGTAAATTACGATTTCTTTTCCTCAATAAAGTAAATCTCACTGGAAGTTTTGAACATATATTTACAGATTTGAGGTGGTTCTGTTGGAagtattttcctttaaaatgtttACCTGCTGAATTTTATGCCCAAAAACTGGTTACCCTTGAGTTGCCTGATAGCGAAATGATAGCAATGTGGGACCTCAACGTGGTTAGTAAGTTTCTcctatataaatatgataataatttgGATTAAACCGTCTGATTGTGTTTTCCTTTCTGCACCTATATTTACAGGTTCCAcaagtttttgaaaatttaacgaCTCTAAACATGTCGCATTCGCCAAATTTAACCATGACACCAGACTTCACTAGATTACCCTGTCTTGAAACTTTAAATCTTAGGGGTTGCAGTAGTTTGGAGGAGGTCCACATATCAATTGGAAGTTTGGGGAGGCTTGTTTCCCTAGATTTAAAGCATTGTGGTAAACTAAGAAGTCTTCCTGACTGTATTTGTAGCTTGAGAACTCTAGAAGTTCTTGATATTACTTGCTGCATTAGTTTGGATGCATTGCCTATAGAATTGGGAAACATTGGATCCCTAAAAAAGCTTGATGCATCGGTGCTAAGTGTTTTAAAATTACCAGATTCCATCGGGCATCTAAGTAATCTTGTCAGGTTGAGTATATATCAATGCAAGAACATTTTAACTCTTCCAGACAGCTTAGGCAACCTGAGTTCATTGGAATATCTAAATATCAGTTTTTGGGAGAAGCTAGAAGAATTGCCGTATATACTGGGAAAAATTACAAGCTTAAGACAACTACATGCTGTATGTGTTAATATGTTAAAGATGCTTCCTGATATTAGTCAGCTCTTGAACCTAGAAGAGCTCGATCTAAGATCTTGTCATCATTTGTTGTCCATATCAGAACTTCCTCCTAATCTGAAAAGGATAGAGGCTAAAGGTTGTAGGTCTTTAATAAGATTACCGGACCTGTCCACTCTGAAACAATTGCAGAGGTTGGACCTTGGATATTGTAAAGTTCTCACAGATATTCAAGGCTTGGAGGAACTCACTTCATTAGCATATCTTAATCTCACTAAATGCGGATCTATGGAAAGAATACCAAATTTATCTAACTTAAAACAGTTGGAGGAATTGGAGCTTACTCATTGTAATGGTTTGACGGAGATTATAGGCTTGGAGGAACTCACTTCTTTACGAAAACTATACTTGACAGGCTGCCATGCATCTCTTCTGGAATACACTTTGACGAGGCATTTTTTCCAGGTTTATTCCATTTCAAACTCGTTTGCTAATATACTatctccgtcccaatttatctttcttgtttgactttttgcggtcaaattgaccaaactttgactcaaatttacatatataaaataatttaaaaacattatgaaaaatatattactagaaTCTACATCTATTCTACTTTAAACTGTATTTTTTCGATTTTCAAGATCATATAAGAATTATTACTAAGGGTTTGtctgtgcccatgggcacatgctaagcaccaaattctatAAGTTTGGTGGATTTCTATTGGTGTGGTGGTgaatttgcagggggtccaccattataaagaagtatgagccaatcaaaattcaccaaacttatagaatttggtgcttagcatgtgcccatgggcacacactagaaaaaccgtattACTAATTGTCGATCAAagtttagtcaatttgatcaaaaaaagtcaaacaagacggAGAGGTTACCACTTATTGACGTGTTTGTAATTTCGGGATTCGGACCCAAAAAAAGTCTTCACTTGATTCTTTCCTTCtacatttttataattgataaataaaatcGATTCTCATACATACTTTTAGGAACAGAAAACCACCAATCAACTAACTTCCGAAAGACTGGGGCTGTTTGTCAATGGCTTAAAAGCCGGCTTgcgggtttataagttagaagcacttatttcgtatcgtttgtgtaaaaagtcaagaagtatttataaaaagctaggaatgctagcttttgtttcaggacttctacttatttaccaaacattttaatcaattataagtcttaatttgcttctaacttctactccacttattaattttaagcaaaaaacacttattttaagctcaatTAAACGGCccctcttattttatttttttgacagaacTTCCGAAAGACTCTTAATTCACtctctaaatataaaataattatttgattgtTAGTAATTTAGGGAGTGTATTCAAGTCAcactttaaaagattttaaccggatttattaatttatgttaattttaatagattgtagttgattgtttaaaaaaaaatagattgtagtttattttgatTCTAGACAGAGTTGAGGTAAAATCTTGGAGCTGATGTACAGATTTTAGGCCTTAAAATTTCACTGATCTTGGAAAGATTTCTAAAAACATAGGAAACACTAATTAATCCGTTAGAATCTATCATTTCATGAAGACCAAAAATATTCATCAGTATTGTATATCATCGGATTTTATTAAATCTCACCTCTCTTAATATTTCTTGGACGTAATTAAAAGATTAaagtttagtaaatatattgattgattgattttcTAAAGAAATATTTTCGACAACAGATATTCTCCGGATTTGGGCATAAGATTGAAATTTACATTCCATTGGCAGAGTATCCGGACAAGATTGAATGGATTGAATGTGCCTCAGGAATGTCAACAGATTTGCTGGCGCTCGTCATTTGCTTTTGTAGTTCAAATGGTTATAATGTTAATTGTTCAGTTAAGAATAACACAAGTGGTTTTATATGGAGTGATCGTCTTTATAATAGTGTTGGCATTttatcagttgtaattgttCCAAACTCAATCTTGTCAATCAAAGATGGTGATGATATTGAAGTAACAGTA
This region includes:
- the LOC108208773 gene encoding disease resistance protein RPV1, with protein sequence MANANDDKTPSSSASTSPTTLWDVFLSFRGKDTRYTFTDHLYKALVRTGIQTFKDNSELRSGEVLSNSLIQAIQNSKTYIVVLSENYASSPWCLYELVEILTCYKRMKRLVIPVFYYIDPSVVRHQIPCFKEIIEKHQSRFDAEKVNQWCLALTAVADFSGYQISKSRSQADIIDEIVDRVLSETNPITLNVAKYPVGLDTRVAGVTAFFNSETEGVTRIGIHGMGGIGKTTLAKAVYNQNYRRFQGSSFLANVREVSRTKGLVCLQQQLIADILKCDNINVGNIDHGIELIRARICPKKVLIVIDDLDDPKPLEYLEGSFALGSVVIITTRNEDLLDRIEVKAKYKVNKMDKDESQQLFTQHAFRDGEISDKLMELSKVILERAGGLPLALQVFGSNLLNQTEEGWRWFIDKLNRVPIDDVEKNLMISFDALKSVDPILQDIFLDIACFYIGWRKKKVAKIMKTCYVFVNHNIDILKKRCLITISDKDELGMHDLLHDMGIGIARNNSPDEPGKHSRLWVLQDIYSMLKLHKGTEVIQGIISSNYHHANALDEGVSFDAQTFRRMSKLRFLFLNKVNLTGSFEHIFTDLRWFCWKYFPLKCLPAEFYAQKLVTLELPDSEMIAMWDLNVVPQVFENLTTLNMSHSPNLTMTPDFTRLPCLETLNLRGCSSLEEVHISIGSLGRLVSLDLKHCGKLRSLPDCICSLRTLEVLDITCCISLDALPIELGNIGSLKKLDASVLSVLKLPDSIGHLSNLVRLSIYQCKNILTLPDSLGNLSSLEYLNISFWEKLEELPYILGKITSLRQLHAVCVNMLKMLPDISQLLNLEELDLRSCHHLLSISELPPNLKRIEAKGCRSLIRLPDLSTLKQLQRLDLGYCKVLTDIQGLEELTSLAYLNLTKCGSMERIPNLSNLKQLEELELTHCNGLTEIIGLEELTSLRKLYLTGCHASLLEYTLTRHFFQIFSGFGHKIEIYIPLAEYPDKIEWIECASGMSTDLLALVICFCSSNGYNVNCSVKNNTSGFIWSDRLYNSVGILSVVIVPNSILSIKDGDDIEVTVDEDISCGLHLLYKTEATIVKVKDKKRSNPSNNDLGSNKNWLSPGSTSVNIEEGRSYPSISNLESRMKSLCLGSNTVTVEEESSRPSKRFRHLE